In Micromonospora sp. WMMD980, the following are encoded in one genomic region:
- the pstA gene encoding phosphate ABC transporter permease PstA translates to MTSTLTPRRPRPPAQPATLRARRLPAYAAPALAVAALLLAAGLVYGAGIGGAVLVVVLGVLLYLIGLFAAANAVEGRRSARNRIWSALIHSAFVLAVLPLASVVWTLVSKGSGRLDADFFGTSMNNIGARDANGGAYHAIVGTLEQVGIAALITVPLGVLCAIYVVEYGRGRFAFAIRFFVDVMTGIPSIVTGLFVLAFWVLIVSPWFNDGRPSFSGFAAALALSVLMLPTVVRSTEEMLRLVPAPLREGAYALGVPKWKTILRVVLPTALPGIVTGIMLAIARAAGETAPVLLVAGGGAAINFNPFENNQSSLALFVYQQAGEASKYSPARAWTAALTLVALVLVLTVAAKLLARRNRLGR, encoded by the coding sequence CCCTCGCCGTCGCGGCGCTGCTGCTCGCGGCCGGTCTGGTCTACGGCGCCGGTATCGGCGGCGCGGTCCTGGTCGTGGTGCTCGGCGTGCTGCTCTACCTGATCGGTCTCTTCGCCGCCGCGAACGCGGTGGAGGGCCGACGGTCGGCCCGTAACCGGATCTGGAGCGCGCTGATCCACTCCGCCTTCGTGCTGGCCGTGCTGCCGCTGGCGTCGGTGGTCTGGACGCTGGTGAGCAAGGGCTCCGGACGGCTGGACGCCGACTTCTTCGGCACCTCGATGAACAACATCGGGGCGCGGGACGCCAACGGCGGCGCCTACCACGCGATCGTCGGCACGCTGGAGCAGGTCGGCATCGCCGCGCTGATCACCGTGCCGCTCGGCGTGCTGTGCGCGATCTACGTGGTCGAGTACGGCCGGGGCCGGTTCGCGTTCGCCATCCGCTTCTTCGTGGACGTGATGACCGGCATCCCGTCCATCGTCACCGGCCTGTTCGTGCTGGCCTTCTGGGTGCTCATCGTCTCGCCCTGGTTCAACGACGGCCGGCCGAGCTTCTCCGGCTTCGCCGCCGCGCTGGCGTTGAGCGTGCTCATGCTGCCCACCGTGGTGCGGTCCACCGAGGAGATGCTCCGGCTCGTGCCGGCGCCGCTGCGCGAGGGCGCGTACGCGCTCGGCGTACCGAAGTGGAAGACCATCCTGCGGGTCGTGCTGCCGACCGCGCTGCCCGGCATCGTCACCGGCATCATGCTCGCGATCGCGCGGGCCGCCGGTGAGACCGCGCCGGTGCTGCTCGTCGCCGGCGGCGGCGCGGCGATCAACTTCAACCCGTTCGAGAACAACCAGTCGTCGCTGGCGCTCTTCGTCTATCAGCAGGCCGGCGAGGCGTCGAAGTACTCGCCGGCGCGGGCCTGGACCGCGGCGCTGACTCTGGTCGCGCTCGTCCTCGTCCTGACCGTCGCCGCGAAGCTGCTGGCCCGTCGAAACCGGCTCGGCCGATGA